In Gimesia chilikensis, the genomic window GGAAGAAACGACTGATGCTTCCGATTCAAATTCCACTGACAGTTCCGAGCAGCCACCAGAGAAATAGACCGCGGTCTGACGTTGATCGATTCGGTCAAGAGAGACATGGAAACAGAATACGCAGGATAGAAAGCAGATTTGACTGATGAATCAGACAGCGGAACCCCGTCCCTTGCGCATCGCGACCCGAGCCAGCAAGCTCGCGCTCTGGCAGGCAGAGCATGTGTCTGCCCTGCTGGAAGCTCAGGGGAGCGGACGGCCGATTGAAATCGTGCATATCACATCGGAAGGTGACCGCGATCTGACCTCGCCGCTGTCACAGTTCGGCGGACTGGGTGTCTTCACACGCGAAGTGCAGAAAGCGGTTTTGGACGGACGGGCTGATCTGGCGGTTCACAGTCTCAAAGATTTACCGACCGAGCCAGCTCCCGGTCTGACCCTGGCGGGAATTCCGGATCGGGGTCCCTTGTATGACGTGCTGATTCTGCCCGAAGGTTCCGAGCCGATTGAGTCGCTGGCTGATCTGCCCGAACAGGCACGGATTGGAACGGGAAGTCTGCGGCGCCGGGCTCAACTGCTGCATCAGCGAAGTGACCTGGAGATGCTCGAAGTCCGCGGAAACGTGCAGACACGTCTGAAGAAACTGGATTCCGGCGAATACGACGCCCTCTGCCTGGCGGAAGCCGGAATGGTGCGACTGGAACTGCTGGCCGAAAGGAACTGGCTGCTCTTAAGTCCGCCGGAAGTCTATCCGGCCGTCGGTCAAGGTGCCTTGGGCATCGAATGCCGGGACGACGATACCGAAACCATTGAAATTCTGGGAGCGATTTCCGATCCCGCGGTGCGTGCCGCGACCACGGCGGAACGAAGTCTGCTTTCGCATCTGCGTGCGGGTTGCCATGCTCCGATCGGTAGTCTGTCTCGCCTGGAAGAGAATCAACTGACATTGGAAGCAGTCGTGTTGAGTGGCGACGGCCAGGAGCGGATTTTCGTTTCCGAAAGCGGCGCACTCGAAGCTGCTGCGGAAACCGGGATCAAGGCAGCGGAGTCACTGCTGGAAGCGGGTGCAGACCGGTTGATTTCGCCCGGTCCCGGGTCGCCGGAAGCGCTCTAAAGTGCGAACGACTGTCCTACGGGCCGTCAAGTCGAAAAAAGGACCTGTAAATTATTTCCCTGTTCCTGTAAAAAACAGGCCGTAACGTATGTCGATTCTGTGATTCACTTGGGTTATACTCTGTGCAAATGGACTGCCTCTCAAAATCGTATTCAGGAAGAGCGAAAGGTTTGAGACATGGAACGTCACCCTTATCGCCCCGGGTTAGCCGGGATCGTCGCGACAGAAACTGAAATCTCACAAATCCAGGATGGTTTGACTTATCGGGGTTACCTGGTAGATGAACTGGCCCGCGAGGCTATGTTCCTCGAAGTTGCTTACCTGCTCCTGCATGGTGAACTTCCCAGCCACGAAGAGATGGCTGACTTTCAGACGATGCTGATCGAATCGGGTCAGCTCCCTTACCCCGTGTTGAAGGCCCTGGAATCGATTCCTCCGCACATCGACATGATGGAAGTGGTCCGCAGCGGCGTCAGCCTGCTGGCACACTTCGACCCGCAGATGGAATACGGAATGTTCATGTCGGACATTTCCAATGCCCAATACCTGCTGGCGATGCTGCCGCAACTGATCTCGTTCCGTTATCATTACGTCAACGGGAAGAAGCCGGTGGTGCCTAACTTCCAGCATTCTTATGCGGGCAGTTTCTGGTACATGCTCAAAGGTGATGAGCCGACTCAGCTCGAAGAAGAAGCCTTCAATGCCCTGCTGATCTCGCAGGCCGATTACGGTCTGGCCCCATCCACCTTTGCCGCCCGCGTGGTGGCATCGACGGGGAGTCCCCTGTATTCATCGATCAATGCCGCCATCGGTTCGCTGAACGGTCAGTTGCATTGCAGCTCCGGAGCCGGCGTTCTGGATGCGTTACAGGAAGCGATGCATTCAGGAAATGCAGAAGAGTGGGCCTGCCAGGAAATCACCAAGGGGCGTCGGGTACTCGGATTCCAGCACTCGCCGCGTAAACCACGCGATCCCCGGGCTGCGGTCCTGAAGAATTACTGCGTGCAGGTTGCCGATGCACTGGGACTGAATGCAATGGAAGCGACCGCGGATGCCATCGAAGATGTCATGGCAAAAGTCTCCCGCGTTCATCCCCGCGTGGAATGGCACGCGAGTCGACTGCTGCATTACCTGGGCTTTGAGCCTGAACTGTTCACGCCGATCTTTGCGGTTTCGCGAATGGCAGGCTGGGTGGCACACATCGTCGAACAGACGGAGAACAATCACCTGTACCAGCCACTCTCACGCTATGTGGGAATGGATCAGCGGAAGTATAAACCACTGCCGTTACGCAGCTGATTCCGCTTTGTCGGGATAGGTCAGTCGCAGCAGAATGGGCATCAGGACGAGGTCTCCAAAGACGCCACCCACCATGGCAACGCTCACCAGCGCCCCGAAATAAATCAGGGGGATGAAGTGTGACAGGGTGAGTACACTGAAGCCGGCAACCAGGGCGGACGTGGCATAAATGATTGCCCGGCCGACACTGTGCTGAGTTGATCGCAGCGCTTCATCTGTCGAAGCACCACGCGAACGTGCTCTTAAGAAGCTCGAGATAAAGTGGATGCTCGAATCGGTCGTGAGTCCCATTGAAACACTGGCAATCATGGCAGTACCGATATTCAACGTCAATCCGGTCCAGCCCATGACACCAATCACGACGACAATCGGAAACAGGTTGGGGACCATGGAAATCAGCCCCAGTTTCAGACTGCGGAAGGCGAGTGACATGATTAACCAGATACTGGTGGCAGCGAGCAGGAAGCTGTAAAGCTGATCTCGCAGCAGGCTGTCAATCAGATAAGCGAGCAGAATAAAAATACCGGCGGCCTTACCAGGTTCGCCATCAACGGCATTTGATTTCTGATCGGACTCTTTCGTTTCCGAGCCGGGAAAATGTTTTTTCGCGAGGGCATCGACTTTATGAATCAGGGAGAGCTTTTCCTCAGCCGACTGTCGTTCGAGGGCCCGCAGGACGATACGCATGCGACCCTGTTCGGGATTGTAGAGGCTGCTTTCGAAGTCCGCCTGCAGGTCTTCGATCTGGTCCAGCTTGGACTGAATCGGGTCGGATGCGAACGGTTTTGCTGGCACAAAGTCGAGCGTGTCCGTAATGGAGATGACTTTAGTTAACTGTGTTTTGTCAGGAGGGTTAACCTGTTGCAGGTCTTCCGCCAGAGCCCGGACGCGGTCCAGGTATTCCTTATTCAATTGAGACGGAGCAGGAAAGTTGACTTCCCAGGTGGAAGCACCGCCGAGCCGGGTTTCGACGAAGTCGAGCGCCTTGACGATCTCGCTGGAGTCGCGGAAGTTTTTACTGAAATCCGTTTCAATGGTTAAGCGACTGAAGCCGGCAGCAGCAAAAATCACGAAGATCAACGAACCCCAGAGAATCCGTTTGGGATAACGCTCATTCATCTGAGCGACCTGTTTCAGCTTTCGGGCCAGACCTTTATCGTCTGACTGTTTTGAAGGTTGACGCAGGTAACCCAGCGACATTCCGCCGGGTAGAAGGACAGTGGAGGCGATGAGTACCATCAGAGTTCCCAGCGCCATCATGATACCGAAGCTGCGGACAGGAGCGATTTCACTGGTCAACAGTGAGAGGAAGCCGGCTGCCGTGGTGGCACAGGTCCAGAAGATCGCGGGTAAGAGTTCGACCATCGTCCGGCGGATCGCATCGGGGCGGGGAACGTTCTCGCGCTGCAGGGCCTGAAAGTGGACGGCCACGTGTGCGACCGTCGCGATACCGATGATCGTCACGAGGGAATTCAACATAGAGCTGACCATGCTCAACTGGAGATTACCGATGACAAGTGTGGCTTCGGTCCACCAGATGGAACAGATCACAACCAGGAGAGGGAGGGCCACCCAGCGCAGCCGACGGAACAAGAGCAGCAATACGACCGCCAGCAGACTGAGCGAGACTTTGAACAGTACATCGCCGTCTTCTTCCACGTAACGGAACATGTCATAGACCTGCACGGGCTCGCCGACCACATAGGCGCGGGGCTCGTGAGCATGTGCCAGCTCGCGGATTTGTTTGAATGTTTCGGCACGGGGAACGGGAGATTGATCTTCAGGCAGCAGGCGGAGGACGATGGCCGTGGTTTCGTTGTCGTCACCGATCAGCACGCCACGCGAGAGCTCGATCAGTTCGTCGCGTTTCTGTCGAATCAGTACCCGCAACAGGAAGTTTAATTTGGGAGGGCTGAGTGCATTTGCCAGGTTTTGCGTAACGTCTGCATTGATGCCCGGGATCTGACTGAGTTCCTGGGAGAATTGACGGACCTCTTTCAGCTCATCGGTTTCCCGGGAACCCTCTTCGCCCAGCAGGCCGGGTACGGTATATGCGACGAAAACGAGTTCATCGCCGCCGAAGAGCCGTTTGCTCTCAAGGTAATCGAGCAGGTGCTGGTCATCTTTAGCGTAGAGCGATTCAATCGACTGTTCGAAGTCCAGCTTCGACGCTGGAAAATAAGCGAAGCCGGTCAGAATCAAAAAAACGACCAGCAGGCCCCAGCGGAGTTTATAGAGCAGGTTTACCCCTGATTCCAGCCAGCTCTCTGGTTGACGACTCATAAGGGGAAACCACTTCCTGCTGCCCGACAGGCAATACGATTAAAATTCGGCCCGTTGCGATAATGCAGGAAAACTTCCGCAGCTCACGCAACCCAGATACTCTTGTCGAACTATAGCTCACGGAAACCGTGATTTCACGACAAAGTGTGCCTTTTTTGCATCGTGTTGTTTTTTTCCAACGGGCATACTTCAGAACCTGCAGCATCGATATTTCCTGATATCTGGATCGTTTCGAATCGCAGGTCTGTTCAGTCCCTACAGCCGTCAGAAATCACATAAACCCCTTTTCTGGTGAGCAGAGTCCCCTTGTGTCTGCCGTGTCAGATCTGCATACTTAGGGCTGTCTTCCCACTGGTTAACTGCCGTATTGTTAATACTTTGGGGAATCGAAACACCAGATCGAAAATACGCCGATCCTCCCGTGTTGTCCCCTCGGGATCTCTCTTTTCCACAGTGGAACATTGTCTGTGACCAAAACCGGATTCTTAACGACGGCCCTTGTACTGATTCTGCTCCTGGCGGGCGGTCTGCGTCTGGGAATCGTAATGCGGCAGAGTGATCAACTGCGGGAAGACCGGGATGCCTATATTGCGATTGCCCGTAACCTCGCTGCGGGAAATGGCTTCACTTCAAGTCGCATGGACGCAGGACAGGACCTCGAACCGACGGCCTTTCGTCCGCCCCTTTACCCCTGC contains:
- the hemC gene encoding hydroxymethylbilane synthase, with the translated sequence MNQTAEPRPLRIATRASKLALWQAEHVSALLEAQGSGRPIEIVHITSEGDRDLTSPLSQFGGLGVFTREVQKAVLDGRADLAVHSLKDLPTEPAPGLTLAGIPDRGPLYDVLILPEGSEPIESLADLPEQARIGTGSLRRRAQLLHQRSDLEMLEVRGNVQTRLKKLDSGEYDALCLAEAGMVRLELLAERNWLLLSPPEVYPAVGQGALGIECRDDDTETIEILGAISDPAVRAATTAERSLLSHLRAGCHAPIGSLSRLEENQLTLEAVVLSGDGQERIFVSESGALEAAAETGIKAAESLLEAGADRLISPGPGSPEAL
- a CDS encoding citrate/2-methylcitrate synthase — translated: MERHPYRPGLAGIVATETEISQIQDGLTYRGYLVDELAREAMFLEVAYLLLHGELPSHEEMADFQTMLIESGQLPYPVLKALESIPPHIDMMEVVRSGVSLLAHFDPQMEYGMFMSDISNAQYLLAMLPQLISFRYHYVNGKKPVVPNFQHSYAGSFWYMLKGDEPTQLEEEAFNALLISQADYGLAPSTFAARVVASTGSPLYSSINAAIGSLNGQLHCSSGAGVLDALQEAMHSGNAEEWACQEITKGRRVLGFQHSPRKPRDPRAAVLKNYCVQVADALGLNAMEATADAIEDVMAKVSRVHPRVEWHASRLLHYLGFEPELFTPIFAVSRMAGWVAHIVEQTENNHLYQPLSRYVGMDQRKYKPLPLRS
- a CDS encoding efflux RND transporter permease subunit, translating into MSRQPESWLESGVNLLYKLRWGLLVVFLILTGFAYFPASKLDFEQSIESLYAKDDQHLLDYLESKRLFGGDELVFVAYTVPGLLGEEGSRETDELKEVRQFSQELSQIPGINADVTQNLANALSPPKLNFLLRVLIRQKRDELIELSRGVLIGDDNETTAIVLRLLPEDQSPVPRAETFKQIRELAHAHEPRAYVVGEPVQVYDMFRYVEEDGDVLFKVSLSLLAVVLLLLFRRLRWVALPLLVVICSIWWTEATLVIGNLQLSMVSSMLNSLVTIIGIATVAHVAVHFQALQRENVPRPDAIRRTMVELLPAIFWTCATTAAGFLSLLTSEIAPVRSFGIMMALGTLMVLIASTVLLPGGMSLGYLRQPSKQSDDKGLARKLKQVAQMNERYPKRILWGSLIFVIFAAAGFSRLTIETDFSKNFRDSSEIVKALDFVETRLGGASTWEVNFPAPSQLNKEYLDRVRALAEDLQQVNPPDKTQLTKVISITDTLDFVPAKPFASDPIQSKLDQIEDLQADFESSLYNPEQGRMRIVLRALERQSAEEKLSLIHKVDALAKKHFPGSETKESDQKSNAVDGEPGKAAGIFILLAYLIDSLLRDQLYSFLLAATSIWLIMSLAFRSLKLGLISMVPNLFPIVVVIGVMGWTGLTLNIGTAMIASVSMGLTTDSSIHFISSFLRARSRGASTDEALRSTQHSVGRAIIYATSALVAGFSVLTLSHFIPLIYFGALVSVAMVGGVFGDLVLMPILLRLTYPDKAESAA